Proteins from a genomic interval of Longimicrobium sp.:
- a CDS encoding glycosyltransferase yields VLWFSGLDTSEWRDTRAEEKTTDILVYDKIRWERDRLVPELLDPVLAAMERRGLRVEVLRYRFHDHAAYHAALARSRGMLFLCEHETQGLAYQEAMASNVPILAWDNGFWLDPNRPRWEEHPVPASSVPYFAPECGEKFRDMGDFEPALDRFVAGLDGYTPRDYVSRELSLERSADLYMRHYRAAAAREPVAAGA; encoded by the coding sequence GTGCTGTGGTTCTCCGGGCTCGACACGTCGGAGTGGCGCGACACGCGTGCGGAGGAAAAAACCACCGACATCCTGGTGTACGACAAGATCCGCTGGGAACGCGACCGCCTGGTTCCGGAACTGCTGGACCCGGTGCTCGCCGCGATGGAGCGGCGCGGGCTGAGGGTGGAGGTGCTGCGCTACCGCTTTCACGACCACGCCGCCTACCACGCCGCGCTGGCCCGCTCGCGCGGAATGCTGTTCCTGTGTGAGCACGAAACGCAGGGGCTGGCCTACCAGGAGGCCATGGCCTCCAACGTTCCCATCCTGGCGTGGGACAACGGCTTCTGGCTGGACCCCAACCGCCCCCGGTGGGAGGAGCACCCCGTTCCGGCGTCGTCGGTGCCGTACTTTGCCCCGGAGTGCGGGGAGAAGTTCCGCGACATGGGCGACTTCGAGCCCGCGCTGGACCGCTTCGTGGCCGGCCTGGACGGCTACACCCCCCGGGACTACGTCAGCCGCGAGCTGTCGCTGGAGCGCTCGGCCGACCTGTACATGCGGCACTACCGCGCCGCGGCGGCGCGCGAGCCCGTGGCGGCCGGCGCCTGA